The genomic stretch CTCATAATAAAAAAATTTAGGGAGAGCGAAAACTCCCCCGTCATCATTAATCTACATTATCGTGAAGAAACGAATTGTTCGATAAACCACTTTTACCATTTTCATCTTTTCCTCCAACAGAATATTTAGAAATATTCGATTCGGAAGAATGACGGGTGTTTTCCAGATTCACATTTCTGCGAAGGTAGGCCGGTTGATTTTCGATTTCGTTTAATCCACTTGGCGTTTTAATTTTTGCGGTCAATTCTTTTAAACGCGCAAAACGCTCATTGGCTCTTTTCTGTTGCTCTTCTGCACTCATTTGCTTTTCCTTTTGCGGATCGATGTTCTCTACCGGAAAAAGTGATGATTGAGATTCAGATTTTACTTCAGAACGAACTTCTGTTTGTTTGTTCTCCATTTTAACTTCCGGAGTAACATTATTTACAGGAGTCGAAGTTGAATTATCATTGGAAGTTTCTTCCAAATCTTCTTCGGTTAACCAGTGACGAATAACTTCTTTTTTCGGTTCTTCATTCACGATTTCCGGAGTTTTAATCTCTGCTTCGAATGTTTCAACCACAGGCGTTTTAACTTCAGCAACCGGAGTTTCAGAAATCACTTCCTCTACCGACGATTCAAATTCATATTCGAAGGTCTCTGTTTCTTCAGAAGAAACATCGAGTGTATGTTTTATTACCGGCTCAGGTGTTTCAACCTCCATTTCAGTGATGGAAATTTTTTCTTCAGCGATCGGCGTTTCAACAATTTTTAAAACAGGTTCATCCGACGAAACTGTTTCTGCAACAGGTTCTGCAATGGTTTCCGGACCCGCATTCTTCAGATAAGGTTCAATTACTTTTTCTGAAGTTGGATTCATTTGCGTTGGAGAAGAAACAGGACTTGTAATCAGATTTCCGGTTACAACAGGTGTTTCTTCGGTAAGTGTTACCACTTTCTTTTCCGGCATTTTCATAGTTACACCAGTGTCCGGCGTACGATTAAATCCGGTAGCGATAACGGTAACCAATACCTGATCTCCCAATTCCTCATCGAAACCATGTCCCCAGATTACATCTGCTGTAGATCCGGCTTCTTCCTGAATGAAATCTGTAATCTCAGCAATTTCATCCATGGTAACTTCCTGTGTTCCGTAGGTGATATTCAACAATACAAATTTTGCACCTTGAATGTGATTATCATTCAACAATGGTGAAGAAAGTGCTTTCTCTACAGCAACACGTGCACGATTTTCTCCCGCAGCTGTAGCTGATCCCATAATAGCGACACCACTGTTACGCATTACCGTATTCACATCGTTGAAATCGACGTTAATTAAACCGGTAACGGAAATCATTTCTGCAATACCACGAGCTGCAGTGTTCAGCACCTCATCTGCTTGTCCGAATGCATTGGCAAGCGTAAGGTTACCATACATCTCACGCAGTTTATCATTATTGATCACCAATAAAGTATCTACTGCATTGCGCATGCTTTCTAAACCTTCTTCGGCTTGTTGCTTTCTTTTCTTCCCTTCGAAAGAAAATGGAATAGTAACAATACCTACAGTTAGAATCCCCATGTCTTTCGCTACCTGCGCAATAACCGGAGCAGCACCTGTACCGGTACCACCGCCCATTCCTGCAGTAATGAAAACCATTTTGGTATTCTGACTTAAAAAGCTTTTAATGTCGTCGATATTCTCGATTGCCGCATTGCGACCAACTTCAGGTAATGCTCCTGCACCCAGTCCTTGCGTAAGACTGGATCCTAATTGAATTTTAGTTGGAACAGGACTCATTTCGAGCGACTGACTATCGGTGTTGCAGACGATAAAGTCGACACCTTTAATTTGCTGGCGGAACATGTAGTTAACGGCATTACTTCCGCCACCACCAACTCCAATCACCTTAATGATCGAAGATTGTTCTCTGGGTAATTCAAACTTAAACATAAGCTTTGAGTTTTGGTTTGTTGTTATTGTTGTTTGTTGTTTGCTTTAATCAATATCCTCTTCGAAGAAGGACTTCCCTACTTTACCGAAAATCTTTTCGAAGAAGTTTCCTTTTGTTTTCTGAGAGTGAGTTTTAATGGAAGTTGTTTTACTTCTTGCTTGTTTTTCATATTTCTGGAAGCCCATAAGAACTAATCCAACACCGGTAGAGAACATTGGACTGGTTACTTCTTCTGCTCCTTTAGAAAGATGTTCGGTAGGGTAACCGATACGAGCATCCATTCCGGTAATGTATTCGAACAATTGAGTGATGTGTTTCAATTGCGAACCACCGCCGGTGACAACAATTCCACCAATCAATTTTTTCTCGTATCCGGAATTTTTGATTTCGTAATAAACATGCTCAACAATTTCTTCCATTCTCGCCTGAATGATGGATGCAAGATTGCGAACTGAAATTTCTTTCGGTTCACGTCCGCGTAAACCAGGAATACAAACGATTTCGTTGGCCTGACTTTCACTGGCAAGCGCACTACCGAATTTTACTTTCAGTAATTCTGCTTGTTTATGAATGATGGTGCATCCGTCTTTTACGTCTTCAGTAATTACATTACCACCAAATGGAATTACGGCAGTGTGACGAATAATTCCATCCTGGAAAATGGCAATGTCGGTAGTACCGCCACCAATATCTACCAGTACAACACCCGCTTCTTTTTCTTCCATGCTAAGCACAGCTTCGGAAG from Flavobacteriales bacterium encodes the following:
- the ftsZ gene encoding cell division protein FtsZ → MFKFELPREQSSIIKVIGVGGGGSNAVNYMFRQQIKGVDFIVCNTDSQSLEMSPVPTKIQLGSSLTQGLGAGALPEVGRNAAIENIDDIKSFLSQNTKMVFITAGMGGGTGTGAAPVIAQVAKDMGILTVGIVTIPFSFEGKKRKQQAEEGLESMRNAVDTLLVINNDKLREMYGNLTLANAFGQADEVLNTAARGIAEMISVTGLINVDFNDVNTVMRNSGVAIMGSATAAGENRARVAVEKALSSPLLNDNHIQGAKFVLLNITYGTQEVTMDEIAEITDFIQEEAGSTADVIWGHGFDEELGDQVLVTVIATGFNRTPDTGVTMKMPEKKVVTLTEETPVVTGNLITSPVSSPTQMNPTSEKVIEPYLKNAGPETIAEPVAETVSSDEPVLKIVETPIAEEKISITEMEVETPEPVIKHTLDVSSEETETFEYEFESSVEEVISETPVAEVKTPVVETFEAEIKTPEIVNEEPKKEVIRHWLTEEDLEETSNDNSTSTPVNNVTPEVKMENKQTEVRSEVKSESQSSLFPVENIDPQKEKQMSAEEQQKRANERFARLKELTAKIKTPSGLNEIENQPAYLRRNVNLENTRHSSESNISKYSVGGKDENGKSGLSNNSFLHDNVD
- the ftsA gene encoding cell division protein FtsA, translating into MESPEIIVGLDIGTTKIACLVGRKNEHGKIEILGVGKSESVGVTRGVVSNIEKTVASIKAAVEEASRKSGVEINVVNVGIAGQHIKSLQHRGIRTRNSVDEEIAQDDIDALIEDMYKLVMLPGEEIIHVLPQEYIVDNEQGIKDPIGMSGIRLEANFHIITGQIAAAKNIHKCVAKAGLEVDELILEPLASSEAVLSMEEKEAGVVLVDIGGGTTDIAIFQDGIIRHTAVIPFGGNVITEDVKDGCTIIHKQAELLKVKFGSALASESQANEIVCIPGLRGREPKEISVRNLASIIQARMEEIVEHVYYEIKNSGYEKKLIGGIVVTGGGSQLKHITQLFEYITGMDARIGYPTEHLSKGAEEVTSPMFSTGVGLVLMGFQKYEKQARSKTTSIKTHSQKTKGNFFEKIFGKVGKSFFEEDID